One region of Streptomyces davaonensis JCM 4913 genomic DNA includes:
- a CDS encoding helix-turn-helix transcriptional regulator, which translates to MTQNITSAPLIGRDHELDRLLGVLERARSGEARAVLVAGDAGVGKTRVLDEVAARAARDGMTVLTGHCVDLGDVGLPYLPFTEVLGVVAGDVRFAEVLAAHPVVDRMLGGGTDAARDSRLQLFEGMAGLLADLADVAPLLLVLEDLHWADQSSRDLLRFLLSRGVLQRPAGGVAVVASYRADDLHRRHPLRPLLAELVRLPSVERLELRPLADSEVARLVRALEVRPLPETTVRRIVERAEGNAFYAEELLAATDTEAGGVPSGLADVLLIRFEQLSDTAQQVLRTAAVAGRRVEHDLLREAVGLPEEELESALREALGRQLLVPGDGDTYAFRHALAREAVYADLLPGERARLHGAFAGLLAARPRRAETAAERAHHYRESHDLAEALTASLEAADHAGRVGAPAEELRHLETALDLWPSVDPAARPSGEHGDRVALTLRASSAAAHAGAAHRAVALTRSALAGVDQEENSELAARVRYTLAGNLITVDNLSAAYAHSNEALALIPAEPPTPTWVWAAATHVLAARQVGENDTALKMARRALKVAEQLAITDARADLLISLAVLEGAGRRSPENRARLREARELARSSGNAPVELRALFSLAMGHFEAGELEESLPWLTEGLDRARRAGLLSSAYPLEMRYLRLVLLYTLGRWDECVRAATADAQVLPASGAYTSGPAWYVAVARGDLAAAEGSRVLLEGPFDWMGTLVAGIVRTDAAALAGDPEAAVERMRSTVAALTDEAGTHPDVTVRLAALALSAVADRAAELRLGGDEGGARHWADIATELVESARDSAVRGGDRSPQGPEGMAWLARAEAEWLRATSGPDAEAWGRAVAAFDYGDLYELARCRLRFAEALLTAERREEAAVEAAAVRETAVRLGARPLLERVDALIRRGRLADRASAADRTSPLTAREQDVLRLLAQGRSNRQIGEELFISGKTASVHVSNILAKLGAASRGEAVAVAYREGLITPEPSASG; encoded by the coding sequence GTGACGCAGAACATAACCTCCGCTCCGCTCATCGGCCGGGATCACGAACTCGACCGGCTTCTCGGTGTGCTGGAGCGCGCCCGTTCCGGTGAGGCTCGGGCTGTGCTCGTCGCCGGGGACGCGGGGGTCGGTAAGACTCGGGTGCTGGACGAGGTCGCCGCGCGGGCCGCTCGGGACGGGATGACCGTGTTGACCGGGCACTGTGTCGATCTGGGGGATGTCGGGCTGCCGTATCTGCCGTTCACCGAGGTGCTCGGAGTGGTGGCCGGTGACGTGCGGTTCGCCGAGGTGCTGGCGGCTCATCCGGTGGTCGACCGGATGCTGGGCGGCGGTACGGACGCGGCGCGGGACTCACGGCTCCAGTTGTTCGAGGGGATGGCCGGGCTGCTGGCCGACCTGGCGGACGTGGCTCCGCTGCTGCTCGTCCTGGAGGATCTGCACTGGGCCGACCAGTCCTCGCGGGATCTGCTGCGGTTCCTGCTCAGCCGCGGTGTGCTCCAGCGCCCGGCGGGCGGAGTCGCCGTGGTGGCCTCCTATCGCGCGGACGATCTGCACCGCCGCCACCCCTTGCGCCCCCTGCTGGCCGAACTGGTACGGCTGCCCTCGGTGGAGCGCCTGGAGCTGCGGCCGCTCGCCGACTCCGAGGTGGCCCGGCTGGTGCGGGCGCTGGAGGTGCGGCCGCTGCCGGAGACCACGGTCCGCCGGATCGTCGAGCGCGCCGAGGGCAACGCCTTCTACGCCGAGGAACTCCTCGCGGCCACCGACACCGAGGCCGGCGGCGTGCCGAGCGGTCTGGCCGACGTCCTGCTGATCCGCTTCGAGCAACTGTCCGACACGGCCCAGCAGGTGCTGCGTACCGCCGCGGTCGCCGGGCGCCGGGTGGAGCACGATCTGCTGCGGGAGGCCGTGGGGCTGCCCGAGGAGGAGCTGGAGTCGGCCCTGCGCGAGGCCCTGGGACGGCAACTGCTGGTCCCCGGGGACGGCGACACGTACGCCTTCCGGCACGCCCTGGCCCGTGAGGCGGTCTACGCCGATCTGCTGCCCGGCGAACGGGCCCGGCTGCACGGCGCGTTCGCCGGGCTGCTCGCCGCCCGGCCCCGGCGCGCCGAGACCGCCGCCGAACGCGCCCACCACTACCGCGAGAGCCATGACCTGGCCGAGGCGCTCACCGCCTCGCTGGAAGCCGCCGACCACGCCGGCCGGGTCGGCGCGCCCGCCGAGGAGCTACGGCATCTGGAGACCGCCCTCGATCTGTGGCCGTCGGTGGATCCGGCCGCGCGGCCCTCTGGCGAGCACGGCGACCGGGTGGCCCTCACCCTGCGCGCTTCCTCGGCGGCGGCGCACGCCGGTGCGGCGCATCGCGCGGTCGCGCTGACCCGGTCCGCGCTCGCGGGCGTCGACCAGGAGGAGAACTCGGAACTCGCCGCCCGGGTCCGCTACACCCTCGCGGGCAATCTGATCACCGTCGACAATCTGAGCGCGGCCTACGCCCACAGCAACGAGGCGCTCGCCCTGATCCCCGCCGAGCCGCCGACGCCGACATGGGTGTGGGCGGCCGCCACGCATGTCCTGGCGGCCCGTCAGGTCGGGGAGAACGACACCGCGTTGAAGATGGCACGCCGGGCCCTCAAGGTCGCGGAACAGCTGGCGATCACCGACGCCAGAGCCGATCTGCTCATCTCGCTGGCGGTTCTCGAAGGCGCCGGCCGACGCAGCCCGGAGAACCGGGCCCGGCTGCGCGAGGCCCGGGAGCTGGCGCGCAGTTCGGGCAACGCGCCGGTGGAGCTGCGCGCCCTGTTCAGCCTGGCCATGGGCCACTTCGAGGCGGGTGAGCTGGAGGAGTCCCTGCCCTGGCTGACGGAGGGCCTGGACCGCGCCCGCCGCGCCGGGCTGCTGTCCTCGGCGTATCCCCTGGAGATGCGCTATCTCCGGCTGGTGCTGCTGTACACGCTGGGCCGTTGGGACGAGTGCGTGCGGGCCGCCACCGCCGACGCGCAGGTGCTTCCGGCCTCGGGCGCCTACACCTCGGGGCCCGCCTGGTACGTCGCGGTCGCGCGCGGCGACCTGGCCGCCGCCGAGGGGTCGCGGGTGCTGCTGGAAGGGCCGTTCGACTGGATGGGCACGCTGGTCGCGGGCATCGTACGGACCGACGCCGCCGCGCTGGCGGGCGATCCGGAGGCGGCGGTGGAGCGGATGCGGTCCACGGTCGCGGCCCTCACCGACGAGGCGGGGACGCACCCCGATGTGACGGTGCGGCTGGCCGCGCTGGCGCTGTCCGCCGTGGCCGACCGGGCCGCCGAGCTGCGGCTGGGCGGGGACGAGGGCGGGGCCCGGCACTGGGCGGACATCGCGACGGAACTCGTGGAGTCGGCGCGGGACTCGGCGGTGCGCGGGGGCGACCGGTCGCCGCAGGGGCCGGAGGGCATGGCCTGGCTGGCGCGCGCCGAGGCCGAGTGGCTGCGGGCCACGTCCGGTCCCGACGCGGAGGCCTGGGGCAGGGCGGTGGCGGCCTTCGACTACGGCGACCTGTACGAGCTGGCTCGCTGCCGACTCCGGTTCGCCGAGGCCCTGTTGACGGCCGAGCGGCGCGAGGAGGCGGCGGTGGAGGCGGCCGCGGTGCGGGAGACTGCGGTGCGGCTCGGGGCGCGGCCCCTGCTGGAGCGGGTGGACGCCCTGATCCGCCGCGGCCGCCTCGCGGACCGCGCGTCCGCCGCGGACCGCACCTCGCCGCTGACCGCCCGGGAACAGGACGTGCTGCGTCTGCTGGCCCAGGGCCGCAGCAACCGGCAGATCGGCGAGGAGCTCTTCATCAGCGGCAAGACGGCGAGCGTCCATGTCTCCAACATCCTCGCCAAGCTGGGCGCCGCGAGCCGGGGCGAGGCGGTGGC
- a CDS encoding UBP-type zinc finger domain-containing protein — MTDGIDPSVPPSGTGCVECDEVGGWWFHLRRCAQCGHIGCCDSSPAKHATAHFKATGHPIVQSFEPGEGWFWDYSSSDMYESGPELAAPVAHPADQPSPGPAGRVPDDWAQVLRGA; from the coding sequence GACGGCATCGATCCCAGCGTCCCGCCCAGCGGTACCGGGTGCGTGGAGTGCGACGAGGTCGGGGGGTGGTGGTTCCATCTGCGCCGGTGCGCGCAGTGCGGGCACATTGGGTGCTGTGACTCCTCGCCCGCGAAGCACGCGACCGCGCACTTCAAGGCGACGGGGCATCCCATCGTGCAGAGTTTTGAGCCGGGTGAGGGGTGGTTCTGGGACTACAGCAGCTCCGATATGTACGAGTCGGGGCCGGAGCTGGCGGCTCCGGTCGCTCACCCTGCGGATCAGCCTTCGCCGGGGCCTGCAGGGCGGGTGCCTGATGACTGGGCTCAGGTGTTGCGGGGCGCCTGA